One genomic region from Pogoniulus pusillus isolate bPogPus1 chromosome 40, bPogPus1.pri, whole genome shotgun sequence encodes:
- the LOC135191591 gene encoding feather keratin 1-like, protein MSCYSPCQPCQPCGPTPLANSCTEPCCVRCQDSTVAIQPSPVVVTLPGPILTSFPQNTAVGNSTSAAVGSILSNQGVPISSGGFGLSGLSSLGRSCLPC, encoded by the coding sequence ATGTCCTGCTACAGCccgtgccagccctgccagccctgcggcCCAACCCCGCTGGCCAACAGCTgcactgagccctgctgtgtgaGGTGCCAGGACTCCACCGTTGCCATCCAGCCCTCCCCCGTGGTGGTGACCCTGCCCGGACCCATCCTCACCTCCTTCCCACAGAACACCGCCGTGGGCaactccacctctgctgctgttggcagcatCCTCAGCAACCAGGGGGTGCCCATCAGCTCCGGGGGCTTTGGCCTCTCTGGCCTCTCCAGcttgggcaggagctgcctcccctgctag